The Vicinamibacteria bacterium genome segment CGGGAGCCGATGTCGAGTACTTCGGCCGCCGAGGCTACCGGGTAGCGGCCATCGACTGGTCGCCCGAGATGGCTCAGGAGGCACAGAGGAGAGCTCGCGCTTCGGGACTCGAGGATCGGGTCACGGTGCGTCACCTGGGGATTCATGAGCTCGACCGGCTTGGCGACGCCTACTTTGCCTGCGCTTATTCGAGCCTCGGACCGCTGAACTGTGTCCCCGACCTCGCGG includes the following:
- a CDS encoding class I SAM-dependent methyltransferase, whose protein sequence is MALTAEALLETQRAFDTVADTYDDDNERNLVLRAMRRHTRNAVRAIASEGSTLLDLGCGPGADVEYFGRRGYRVAAIDWSPEMAQEAQRRARASGLEDRVTVRHLGIHELDRLGDAYFACAYSSLGPLNCVPDLA